Within Haematobia irritans isolate KBUSLIRL chromosome 2, ASM5000362v1, whole genome shotgun sequence, the genomic segment AACTAAGATTACAAAAAATGTCTAaggataatatattttttctttatattcagTTCTGGTAACATATTGTGTCGATCATGAAAATCGCCAAATCGTACCTAAAAAGAAAGGCGAAGGATCAAATTCGAATTCTTCAAATAAGCAGCAATCTGGTGCCATTATTGGTCCAATGACAGCAGCAGAGGTAGCTGCTTCTGCTAATTCTGGGGTTACCGCAGGACAGTATACATTAGATGATGTTCCTCGTTTAGCCGAATATAGCGCTTCATTATATGCCACAACACCGGCAGAACATGCTCAATATCTACAATACTATACCGAGTATTATATATCGGAAATAAACAGTGGTTCTTACTCCAATTTGCCATCAGACAATCAAGTGACTGAAGCAAATTCAGGGGCTGCGGTTGCCTTGTCGGCAATTAAAAGAATACAAGCAAAAATGAGTACAATAGAGACGACGGCTACTGCATCGAGACCGGCTGTTGTTACGCCAAAAGGAAATGATGGGAAAGTATATCGTAAGTACCAATGTTGAATGGAGccaatatttctattttatttcacctacaaaaataataaatgctGTATGACAGTGTTGTCTTTTTTATGAATCTTCACAAAGGAGAGAATTTGTTCCAcagtaatatttgtttttgttctcttccAAAGCTACTCCTGATGTATCACTTTATCAATATGATGAAACTTCTGGCTATTACTATGATCCCACAACGGGTCTTTATTATGATGCACATTCTCAGTATTATTATAACAATGAAACTGGAGCCTACCTCTATTGGGATCAACGTAAGAGCACATATATACTAGCGACTCCCGCTGCTGTTGCTGCAACGGTGCAGGCAACTGTAAAACAAGAATCTGAAAATGCAGCAGCCTCAAATGCTACAGAAGAAACGGATGCTTCGAAGAAAGACAAAAAAGAGAGTGGTGGTAATAAACACGACAAAGTCAAAGTGGCCAAAAAGATTGTTAAAGATATGGAGAAATGGGCCAAGCAATTAAATCAAAAGAAGGACTATGTACCTGTAGCACCACCTCAACAAACTCAAAGCTTGAGCGAAGGTCCCAGGCCCTCAACAAGTGTTGGTGGTATTGGTGCCGGGGGAAGCAGTGGTTATGCCGATGTTGGATTCTCAATACTCGAGAAGAAAGCCGGAAATAGTTTCATGTCTCCGATGACATTGTCAGCACCCAACAAACTTATACCGGCTTATGGTTCCGATTCCGAAGATGATGTTCCTCTTCCAAGTAAAGGCAGTGCTACTACAGATGCTAGTGAAAAGGACTATGTGGATTTCCAAAAGCTTACCTGTTTACTTTGCAAAAGAGCATTCCAGTCTTTGGAAATCCTGCAGAAGCATTTAAAAATGTCCAATTTACACAAAGAGAATTTAGCCAAGTTAAATGCTTCCAGAGCCGGTGGTTCTTCCCAGTCGGAAGCCGACAACGAGTCATCATTGGCAGCAGCCCTATCGTGAGTTTCTTTTTCGTTAATTTATCGATATGATAAATTATACATATTCTTATATGTTTGTTACAGTTATAGGGATCGGGCCAAAGAAAGAAGACAAAAATATGGTGAATATGATCCACCACCACCAAATCCAAGTAGAGAACGATTTGAAAAGGAAATAAAGAATCTAACATCAAGGTCCGCTGAAGCACCAGTTATGCCAATTGGATCGAATAATGTGGGCAATCGGCTATTACAAAAAATGGGCTGGTCCGAAGGTCAAGGATTGGGACGTAAAAATCAAGGAAGAACCAACATTATTGAGGTAAGAGTTTATAAAAGAATGTATTcataaattttagttatatttttattgcatatatgctttaaatcaaaatgtattaatattttttaattcttcccAAATAGGCCAATAGCCGTAACTCAACAGCTGGCTTAGGAACTCACTCAGGAGGTGGTGGTTCCGGTGATGATTACAAAACATATattaagaaaatgatgaaatcacGTTATGAATCTGTGTAAACTGTCACTTAACCTAATCATATGCGAGCTACACTATTGTACAGTGTAACCTTTGAAGTATAGCTCTGTTCAAAAATGATAAATATTATGATTGTTTTCcatcaaaaaattagttttgttaGTTTTCCTTTTAATAATCACATATTGTATTTCTTCCTAGagcaaagcaaaaaacaaataatttttggaaataatttcaaaacaaaattatatacacaTTTCATTTAAGCCatgaattatattaaataattcgTAATATTTAGATAAATGCATAAATTAAGATTCAGTCAATTGaacgatttttaataaaaaccttatttgtttaaataaatgcCTTTTTTTTAACCAAAAGCTGCATACTGTTAAGGCATTAAAAAGGCTATGCATTTATTTGGGATACTTCTGCTGTAGCCGTATAGAGTCAAATAGATGCTTACAAGACCCGGAAAGTTGTGTCTCGAGATGTGAAGCGAATGTCTCCGAATGTTTGCCATGTTCAGAAGTGAGAACTAATTGTTTAGGTACATGTAAATATTAGATTGCAGCACCGACTGCAACGGTCTAGTCTGTATCCTTCTATCATCATTGTTAACGGGTTGTGATCCTTCATGTTCGCTGAATAGAAATATGTTGTAGATTTCTGCCGACAAAGAAATGCCTTAGGTGAACGAGCTTGTTCACTTCAGGCTCGTTGCAATTCCTACCCTATCTGGTGGTGGCAttttttaaatagtcataaataataaataaaatgaaataataatgGACATCAATAAATAAAACATCATAAAACTTTTGtgatagaaaaaaagaaacaatttcaacttcaaaaaaaaaaaaaaaagacatatgtatatatattgtgaAAAATATGTGTAAATCAAATGGATTCACGGTTTGTCTCCAATAGCGATCCTCCAAAACAGCCGGAAGAGACGACCAAAGATAACACATGGAATATAAAACATCCAGAAGAGACAAACAAAGACAATTCAAGAAATGTAAATAAACGTAATTACGAAACCACCAATCAACATTCAAATATTATGGAAGTGAATACCGAAAGTCCGGCCAACAAACAGTCaagacccaataaacacaaacgtttgaaaaatgctaaatttcaacaatttttcaaacattttttcaaaggattagggtaatattcaagttgagaaattgttgagaaaatcgcgttctcaacaaaaaacagacattaccctcaacagtgaaattcaacacattagcaataatatctcaagtgttatcctcaaattgaaatgcatcgctactcaataatttgtcaaacaattttcgatgcgagtcaaatgcaaaattaacattgttgcaaatacttttcaacccaaatttgtatgaatgatatccccacttcaaattgaaagtcaaagccaaaattctatgaattttgtataatttattcattttcatcaaaacaaaatatataataatacactacactacataatacaccacAATACCAATTGAAACATAATAATCTtactaaacatatcaacaaataagaacaaaccaacaaacaacaaaactttaaatatcttaaacattatttgtaaacacttttgcattgataattcgatttccttcctgctggtgtcataaaacagcattacaatttattaatatgcgggcaatttgaaattaggaacgtactgggccGCGTGTTAGAAGAGATTTCCAgctgaaggaattcacaaaatatccattttaaactgataataggatataaattaaactggcgatgtgatgcacattttcatacagaagtttttgattttaccaatttgttgtttttaacaattttaattggttgcactttgaaatgtttctggaaactttttcttgtcgataagcaattcatttttcattggtcagcttcttaatgtcagcaagaatgtagcatccaaagattttagttttctgcaaagagatataaatttagtgacttctctaaagtgttgatttaatttttcatattgacttaccaattattataaactatttgaagcagttccagttaattgtccaccatttttcattggtcagctttttaatgttttcaagaacgtagaacccatagttttagttttctgcaaagagatatacatttagtggctTCCTTAAAGTtgtatttcattttttcttacctatttttataaactatttggttatttgtctaaaattttccatttttttaatttcttgcaattgaccacgaacttcgttgcacaaataagtattgaaaaccacatggttttttcgttgcattttatggtagtgttttgtcaaagttttctcatattatcttcaacaccttttcaaagatttcgtcaacattttggcaaattgaaagtaattcgcaaacaatttgaagatgtattgaagatgagctacttcaagtcaagttgaatttatgttgaaaattatatttaccctcaaactgaaaagttgttgcatttgaaaaacgctcatcctgtgtttattggggatGTGAGGATTTTCATCTGGATATTTCCAGACTTGGCTCCTGTCAAATTGAGGAATGAGAAAATCATAACAAATTTGCCATTCTGGGTGAGTTGAATTTCGAAGAAGAACCAGTTAGCTCCAGAACAATAGCTCCTCAAGTCACCACCTCCAAGCAAACATATTGTCCTCCGTTCTTCCTATATAACATCAACATGTCAGGGGCCAAATCACGgcattcgtcatcgagttctgtttcgtatagagaaacatttcgatcgcagtaaatttttggatcaccgcattcgatcgtaatttattttgtctactactttttttttacattgctgtaaacatatggcATTAAGAAATTGGAAGCGAGGGAATTTCAACATAAGTTTTTGTGCtcaaaatatgttatttctgagaaatttatgttgtttttgtttctttgtggCATTGAtaacgaaaaatattcgtgacaaaagcaaagtgattttattttgaagtgaaTGCTTTTGTGctaattgtgtttttaacatccagatttaaaagacgttttCGTGCATCAAAAGAAGCTTTGGCCACTGAGAATTCTTTTCTTTGATCCCTTTCCttaaatgcaagtaatattatattatcttaaatgtattttgacaaaatagaataatacttacattttcaccaacttcttgtttctttttgtttaccgtttttctgctcaaaaatcactacatacttcgttttcgatagcatgctacctatcgtgttcaccttcgagtagaaacaattcgataacgactgcggtgatccgcgtaaactacatAACGATGACGAAGTACTCGActtcgactgcggtgatttggccccagatCTAGCCAGCAACTTAGATCCAAAGGCATAGAATTCAAAATTGTCAACAAGACCAAACGGAAAAGCAAGTTGTATGTGAAAGATCCGTCAGTCCACACAGAACTGATGAATATcctgaaatcgaaaaatatTGATTCTTATTCATACACTCCGAAACAACTTAGACCTGTGTCCTTTCTGTTAAGGAGTCTCCATCAAAAGACAACTTcagaagaattaaaatctgaactAACGACATTACTACCAAACACGGTCGAGAAAGTCTCTCATTTTACTACGGAAATGTCTCGGAAAATGAATATGAATACCGGTCtgtttttaataacattacTCCCAGGAAGATCTATAAAGGACATAACATTTATAAATACaatattaaatcaaaagatTACATGGGAAGTACCAAAATCTAGTACAAAAATTCCTCAATGCTGGAGATGTCAGAAATGGGGACATATGTCGAAGTATTGCAGCCGACCTTTTGTGTGTGTCAAATGCGACCAAAATCATCCCACTGGAGAATGCAAATTTACTTCAGATGAGAATAATTTACCTTTTTGTGCAAACTGTAAGACCAAGGGGCATCCCGCTAGCTACAAAGGTTGTCCATCGTATAAAAACTTTCTGCAATTGAAGGAAAGGGCCTTGAACAATGTTCTCAGTGTAATAAACTCCACTTCTCAAACAATACCAGGTACGACTTTTGCTAGTTTATTTCAAAACCCCAACTCTACTTGCTCGAAACCACCGATAattgttgaatttttgaaaattgcaaaCGAGATTTGTAAACCAAATATTCCACCCCTAGAGGTTacaattgaacattttattaaatcatATAAGACATTAAACAAAGAAGAGGCTAAGCGAATTTGCCTTTCCTTATTGGAATTCTATATCATTAGTCTCATATTTTGTTCCACAATAAATATGGAACAAAACAGTGTTTCTGCTTTTGTTCCATTCTCacgttttttgtttgaattagaATGATATTTGAAAATGTATGGAACTCAAACAACTTGCAAACATAATTCTTAGACTATTAGTACTTCATGGTTTGTGCCTGAGATAATCGCAGTTTGTGTGTACTTCATCCGCCAGGGGCTCATATTGTTATCTATgtgcatagaaaatattggatattgtaattggaattaaaatgacgtttttataccctgctccacactgtggaaattttgcacagggagtagaattagcattgttgctatgcgtgccaaatttggttgaaatcggttcagatttagatatagctcccatatatagctttcgcccgatttacactcatatgaccacagaggccaatttttaactctgatttagttgaaattttgcacagggagtagaattagcatggttgatatgcgtgccaaatttggttgaaatcggttcagatttagatatagctcccatatatatgtttttctgatttcgacaaaaatggtcaaaataccaacattttccttgtaaaatcgccgctgcttagtcgaaaagttgtaaaaatgactctaattttcctaaacctctaatacatatatatcgagcgataaatcataaataaactttttcgaagtttccttaaaattgcttcagatttaaacgtttcccatatttttttactaacattgtgttccaccctagtgcattagccgacttaaattttgagtctatagattttgtagaagtatttgggacaaacctttatatagccccaaacacatttgacggatgtgatatggtatcgaaaatttagatctacaaagtggtgcagtgtataatatagtcggctccgcccgactttagactttccttacttgttttttttttttatcgaaattgtaattttattattattaatttaattttctacttAAGTGAGAAAAATTAGAGAgttaattgaagctgaaaactttcacttaaaaaattaattgaaacaattaacttGTTATTCAATCTAGAAAGATTAAGTCAacgattgaaaatatttaaattttccataaaataattaattggtgtattaattaatgtttaatcaaactcggaagactacgtcagttaaaaacatgtttgaaattttgaaattcttaattaagaattaaatgaaataatcattttttaatcaaagaaaaacaaaacactaaTGACCAGTTTCTCATTACGATAAATTATAACAAGATTTTGAGAAACCGGCCCTAAGACAGTTAAGAATGTGGTTGAAGATagttaattaacaaattaattaggctttgcaatcaacatcaattaaattttcaattgaatcaattaaaaaaatttgctaaagtaatcaattaattttttaatcaagtacttTTTATATGGCAAATTAAAActgttattgatactatcattttcgtgattgaagacattagatcaaaaaatttcgtgatatagaaagaaagaaaaaaaaaacacgattttCTATTGATTGTTGTGGTGTATATTTTCTTTCAATTCCAACAATAAATTTGAGCTAATCGTCAAAACCCTTCTAATAAATGGGGGTTTATTTTCTCTCAATGAAAGGGCTTTACAACAAAGAGACATTTCGTTTTATTAAAGTTTCGATctgaaggaaatattttttatttgagtaTAAGACCACTTCATCTCTTCAGTTTTATCGGACATAAAGTTTGCTTCTTCAGGAGCTTCCCTTTGTCGGATATAAATATGGTCCgatatttttgccttgtagttaGAAAGCATATATTGAAatgacgtaccaagtttcaaccggatcggatgaaatttgcacttcctgcactcaaaaaaagtttatttggatccaaagattttgaccttcctttaaggattttggtattgattccgagccaaatatgcgatttctttaaaataaggaaatttgtttgcgacccatctggctttaaatctaggatctataaaattaaaattaggatacagatttcatttatcgaattttcgttctatttttccggtatattaataaagctattcacgtacaaacaaatgcccgtttaaaaatccaaattatgacagatACTTCGAATtaccaaataaatttattaattccataaaaactttaaaccaaagatgctaaatcctccaaataacttagcctatatttgaagcgtttttatcttaaatctaaagatttaatatttcagttaatttaaggacgatttctttatatcaaaaattttttttcctttaaggaaaatttgccttagtttaaagacatgcaactttaaagtgacgcaaattttcaaaatgtgtgtcctaaatttaatgaaaaaaaattttttgaaccaaagattataaacgttcttttaattaaaatttcattattttaaagaaatttgaccttaataatgtgtaaattgcgcatcctaaaattgaggttacataatctttaatatcacgtaaatatttttttcagtgtggaggcTTCATAagtcttatatgggggctttaggtatagtggtccgatatggcccatttgcaataccattcgacctacgtcaataacaaatagttgtgccaagtttcaaggctataggcagacagacggacgatcATCGCTAgatccactcagaatttcaccatcacCCTgagtgtatatattttataaggtCTGAGTCCAATATTCGATTGGACCCCATTCTATCATttgttttttgattaaattttggcGAATACGATTTATTGCCATTGCTGCTGAATACCCAATATACAAAACGGTCCCACCTATTGTTCATAATGAAAACGAGAaagcgaaagagagagagagagattacGATTCGATCTCTGAGTACGAACAGCTGTTAAGCTCCATCGTTTCCATTCACATAGAGTGTTTTTATCTCAGATTGGGCCATAACAGTcttgaatattttttgatttgcgTCAGAACCGTGCGCGCTCTCCACACGACCGAACCTCTTTCTGGTTTTCTTCTGCATAGCAGTTGTTAGAGGCAGTAGATTTTTACCGTAGCCAtaattaacaacaacaaaactctGTCGTCGTTGTCCGTCTTCTGTTTTATTTTTCCATTCGTAGAAAAagcaaaacgtttttttttatcaaaaaccaaacaataataacaacttCTCAAAAAATAGGAATACATTTTCAGCGGGGTTGTTAATataaacgaag encodes:
- the LOC142226654 gene encoding RNA-binding protein 5-A-like: MERFRNGNNNNGGGGRGSYRRYSRSRSRSRERGREQMYRNRRNSRSRSRDRGGYRNNMDNDLYREIINQDYQDEKNHMGGGGGGGNSRGNHKFRSRDDDYGDERWAGRDRDYDNRDRRDRDRERDNKNYDSGRGGGNSHRRYDSVDRDGSDDSDETMSSQYYSSHNKTPSNTIIVFGLQSYNTEADIMSFLIQADMAPAAIRLIRKRTTGASRGFAFVEFNTIEEAAQWMEYTQGYLKLSETCRATLQYSLLKDWHCGRCGLYNFKRRGNCFQCHASRDESEQAGSIEEDDATQGSGKGGKGNGSGRSEWYCGKCVFFNFGRRDTCYKCYASRGDSAYGKGSDEISNILTKKIMLRNLDVLTNEESVLTAITKHAPDLAKKVTKVLVSRDPLTQTSRGICYLNFDTLVDSMNMHNLLSTLEPPLTIDEKVVLVTYCVDHENRQIVPKKKGEGSNSNSSNKQQSGAIIGPMTAAEVAASANSGVTAGQYTLDDVPRLAEYSASLYATTPAEHAQYLQYYTEYYISEINSGSYSNLPSDNQVTEANSGAAVALSAIKRIQAKMSTIETTATASRPAVVTPKGNDGKVYPTPDVSLYQYDETSGYYYDPTTGLYYDAHSQYYYNNETGAYLYWDQRKSTYILATPAAVAATVQATVKQESENAAASNATEETDASKKDKKESGGNKHDKVKVAKKIVKDMEKWAKQLNQKKDYVPVAPPQQTQSLSEGPRPSTSVGGIGAGGSSGYADVGFSILEKKAGNSFMSPMTLSAPNKLIPAYGSDSEDDVPLPSKGSATTDASEKDYVDFQKLTCLLCKRAFQSLEILQKHLKMSNLHKENLAKLNASRAGGSSQSEADNESSLAAALSYRDRAKERRQKYGEYDPPPPNPSRERFEKEIKNLTSRSAEAPVMPIGSNNVGNRLLQKMGWSEGQGLGRKNQGRTNIIEANSRNSTAGLGTHSGGGGSGDDYKTYIKKMMKSRYESV